The Desmodus rotundus isolate HL8 chromosome 3, HLdesRot8A.1, whole genome shotgun sequence genome includes a region encoding these proteins:
- the HTR1D gene encoding 5-hydroxytryptamine receptor 1D — protein sequence MSPRNQSAEGLLQEASNRSLNATETPETWDPGTLQALQISLAVVLSIITLATVLSNAFVLTTIFLTRKLRTPANYLIGSLAVTDLLVSVLVMPISIAYTTTHTWSFGQVVCDIWLSSDITCCTASILHLCVIALDRYWAITDALEYSKRRTAGHAAAMIAVVWVISVCISIPPLFWRQAKAREEMSDCRVNTSQISYTIYSTCGAFYIPSVLLIILYGRIYAAARKRILNPPSLYGKRFTTAQLITGSARPSLCSLNPSLHDAHAHLAGSALFFNHVKVKLADSVLERKRISAARERRATQTLGVILGAFIVCWLPFFVASLVLPLCRDSCWIHPALFDFFTWLGYLNSLINPIIYTVFNKEFRQAFQKVVHFRKAS from the coding sequence ATGTCCCCACGAAACCAGTCTGCGGAAGGCCTTCTCCAGGAGGCCTCCAACAGGTCTCTGAATGCTACGGAAACCCCAGAAACTTGGGACCCAGGGACCCTCCAGGCCCTCCAGATTTCTCTTGCCGTGGTTCTTTCCATCATCACCCTGGCCACAGTCCTTTCCAACGCCTTCGTGCTTACCACCATCTTCCTCACCAGGAAGCTCCGGACCCCGGCCAACTATCTCATTGGCTCCCTGGCCGTGACTGACCTCTTAGTTTCCGTCTTGGTCATGCCCATCAGCATCGCGTACACCACCACCCACACCTGGAGCTTCGGCCAAGTCGTGTGTGACATCTGGCTGTCTTCTGACATCACATGCTGCACGGCCTCCATCCTGCATCTCTGTGTCATCGCTCTGGACAGGTACTGGGCCATCACCGATGCCCTGGAGTACAGTAAACGCCGGACAGCTGGCCACGCGGCGGCCATGATCGCGGTGGTCTGGGTCATCTCCGTCTGCATCTCCATCCCCCCCCTCTTCTGGCGGCAGGCCAAAGCTCGCGAAGAGATGTCGGACTGCCGGGTGAACACGTCCCAGATCTCCTACACCATCTACTCCACCTGTGGGGCCTTCTACATCCCGTCCGTGTTGCTCATCATCCTCTACGGCCGGATCTATGCGGCCGCCCGGAAGCGCATCCTGAACCCACCATCCCTCTATGGGAAGCGCTTCACCACGGCGCAGCTCATCACAGGCTCCGCGCGCCCCTCGCTCTGCTCCCTGAACCCCAGCCTCCACGATGCGCACGCTCACTTGGCCGGCTCCGCTCTCTTTTTCAACCACGTGAAGGTCAAGCTGGCTGACAGCGTTCTGGAGCGCAAGAGGATCTCCGCTGCTCGGGAACGGAGGGCCACTCAAACCCTGGGCGTCATCCTGGGGGCCTTCATCGTCTGCTGGCTGCCCTTCTTTGTTGCGTCCCTGGTCCTCCCCCTCTGCCGGGACTCGTGCTGGATCCACCCAGCCCTTTTCGACTTCTTCACCTGGCTTGGCTACTTAAACTCCCTCATCAATCCAATAATCTACACTGTGTTTAACAAAGAGTTTCGGCAAGCGTTTCAGAAAGTGGTCCATTTCCGGAAAGCCTCCTAG